The Oncorhynchus tshawytscha isolate Ot180627B linkage group LG18, Otsh_v2.0, whole genome shotgun sequence genome has a window encoding:
- the LOC112217619 gene encoding cbp/p300-interacting transactivator 2 → MVDRMMAMNHGRFPEAVNGLHHHHPARRMGMGQFSNPQHHQQQQQQHGYTTGIMGDNLHYGGGNVTANHGIRHSVGNVNAGHPNGNMPPGARYSSQFVGPAAAVPTQGQLAASMQLQKLNTQYYSHHTHPSHHHYMHDLHPANHQLNGTGQQFRDSNAKHSTSSLPQQAHHVPAAILPPNVIDTDFIDEEVLMSLVIEMGLDRIKELPELWLGQNEFDFMTDFVCKQQPSRVSC, encoded by the coding sequence ATGGTAGACCGCATGATGGCAATGAACCATGGACGATTCCCTGAAGCTGTGAATGgtctccaccatcaccacccagCGCGCAGAATGGGCATGGGGCAGTTCTCGAATCCACAACACCatcagcaacaacagcagcagcatggcTACACTACTGGTATAATGGGAGATAATTTGCACTACGGAGGGGGCAATGTAACAGCTAACCACGGAATTCGGCATTCTGTGGGGAATGTAAACGCTGGACACCCTAACGGCAACATGCCTCCCGGAGCGCGCTACAGCTCTCAATTTGTGGGACCTGCCGCCGCCGTCCCCACTCAAGGACAGCTCGCGGCAAGTATGCAGTTACAAAAGCTCAACACGCAGTACTACAGCCACCATACTCATCCCTCTCACCATCATTATATGCATGATTTGCATCCTGCGAATCATCAACTTAACGGGACGGGACAACAGTTCAGAGACAGCAACGCGAAACACAGCACGTCCAGTTTGCCTCAACAAGCGCATCATGTGCCTGCAGCAATACTGCCCCCCAACGTCATTGACACGGATTTTATTGATGAGGAGGTCTTGATGTCTCTGGTCATTGAGATGGGGCTGGACCGAATAAAGGAGCTACCTGAGCTGTGGTTAGGACAGAACGAGTTTGATTTCATGACAGACTTTGTATGTAAGCAACAGCCAAGCCGAGTGAGTTGTTAA